A single region of the Lotus japonicus ecotype B-129 chromosome 4, LjGifu_v1.2 genome encodes:
- the LOC130715394 gene encoding transcription factor IBH1-like 1, whose protein sequence is MLYTTLLGSINTPSLTKTCSIFLFHHLLLSLSTRISARMRNMSSLKQEFLRRWIRGLRKYSSKKKDMNLLERKKVIKLSADLAMASTRDKTTHWSRALIANASRDSGGGGDKGLPEHRLTCSPQNNISSPPCRRHRMRSRKILIRRNRTAHRGKEKVTASFIAKRLVQKRTRRLKSLLPGGEFMDDVSLVEETLDYIQSLRAQVEVMRCLVSASELIKNPP, encoded by the exons ATGCTATATACTACTTTGCTTGGATCTATAAACACTCCATCACTCACCAAAACTtgctcaatttttttgtttcacCATCTTCTACTCAGTCTCTCTACAAGAATTTCAGCAAG GATGCGTAATATGAGTTCTCTTAAGCAAGAGTTTCTCCGAAGGTGGATTAGGGGTCTCAGAAAATATAGCTCAAAGAAGAAGGACATGAACTTGTTGGAGAGAAAGAAGGTGATAAAGCTGTCTGCAGATTTAGCCATGGCTTCCACCAGAGACAAAACCACCCACTGGAGCCGAGCCCTTATTGCCAACGCTTCCAGGGacagcggcggcggcggcgacaAGGGCCTCCCGGAACACCGCCTTACATGCTCGCCACAGAATAATATTTCTTCACCACCTTGTAGGAGACATAGGATGAGAAGCAGGAAGATCTTGATAAGAAGAAACCGTACGGCTCACAGAGGAAAGGAAAAGGTGACAGCGAGTTTCATTGCGAAGCGACTTGTCCAGAAGAGAACACGAAGGCTCAAGAGTCTGTTACCAGGTGGAGAATTCATGGATGATGTGTCTTTGGTTGAAGAAACCCTAGATTATATACAATCCCTTCGAGCTCAAGTTGAAGTCATGAGGTGTCTTGTCTCTGCCTCCGAGCTCATAAAAAATCCTCCGTAA